The genome window GATCCGCTTCGACGACTTCAACGTCTGCCTGATCATCCAGGAGACTCCGGACGGTTTCCGCACGGTCAACGACTGCACCCGCGTCTTCCGTGACGGCCGCGTCGAGCAGCTCGGCTGGCCGCACGTCGCCATCCACTACACGCCCGGCACCCGCGTGCCCACAGGTGCCACGATCACGGCCACAACGCCGGACGGGAAGCCGTTCGTGCTCGAGGTCGAGTCCCTGCTCGGCGTACCCCTCCATCTCGGCGGCGGGTACGGCGGCGACAGCGACTGGGCACACGGGGTGTGGAACGGCCCCGGTTTCACCGAGCGGAGGACGTACGACGTCACCTCCGACGAGCACAAGGGCAAGGTGACGTTCGGCGTGATCGACCACGTCGGACGCGCGACGGCCACCGGCACCGGCGCCGACGGCATCGAGGGCTGGGGGCTCTTCGAGCACGGCGCCCTCGGCAGGCACGATCCCAGCGGATTCAAGGATTGGTTCGATCTCGCATGACTCTCACGACTGACGACACCCGCGCCGGCTCGCTCGACCGCGACGCCCTCTACATCGGCGGCCGGTGGGTCAAGCCCGCCACCGACGAGGTCCTCGAGGTGATCTCGCCGTCGACCGAGCAGGTCGTCGCGCGGGTGCCTGAGGGCACCACCGCCGACATGGACGCCGCCGTCGCCGCGGCGCGGAAGGCCTTCGACGAGGGACCATGGCCCCGGATGGCGCCTGCCGAGCGGATCGAGATCGTCCAGAACCTCTCCGGCCTCTACGCCGCCCGCCTGGGCGACATGGCCGAGCTGATCACCACCGAGATCGGCTCTCCGATCTCCTTCTCCAACCTGGCCCAGTCGCCGGCGCCATGGATGCAGATCGAGGCCTTCCTCGCCATCGCCCGCGAGTTCCCGTGGGAGTCCACCCGCCCGGGTGCGCTCGGCGCAGACGTCATGGTCCGGCACGAGCCGGTCGGCGTCGTCGCGGCCATCCCGCCGTGGAACGTCCCGCAGTTCACCCTCATCTCCAAGGTGATCCCCGCCCTCCTCGCCGGTTGCACCGTCGTCGCGAAGCCCGCGCCCGAGAGCCCGCTCGACGCCTACCTCCTGGCCGAGCTGCTGACCGAGGCGGGCGTCCCCGAAGGGGTCGTGAGCATCGTCGCCGGCGGACGCGAGGTCGGTGAGCATCTCGTCACCCACCCCGGCATCGACAAGATCGCCTTCACCGGATCGACCGCGGCCGGTCGTCGGATCGCTTCCCTCGCCGGCGAGCGGCTGAAGCGGGTCTCACTCGAGCTCGGCGGCAAGTCCGCCGCGATCGTCCTCGACGACGCCGACCTCGACGCGACGCTGGAGGGCCTCAAATTCATCGGCCTGATGAACTCCGGCCAGGCCTGTGTCGCGCAGACCCGTGTCCTCGTCTCGCGCGAGCGGCACGACGCCTTCGCACAGGCACTCGCCGACGCCGTGTCGGGCATGAAGGTGGGCGACCCGTTCGACGAGGCGACCGAGATCGGGCCGATGGTGGCCAGGCGTCAGCAGGAGCGCGTCGAGGGCTACATCAGGATCGGTCAGGAGGAGGGCGCCACCCTCCTCACCGGCGGCACCGGTATGCCGAGCGGGGTCGACGCGGGCTGGTTCATCCGTCCCACCGTCTTCGCGAACGTCGACAACCGGATGCGGATCGCCCAGGAGGAGATCTTCGGTCCGGTGCTGTCGGTGATCCCCTACGAGACGGTCGAGGACGCCGTACGCCTGGCCAACGACTCCGACTACGGACTGGCAGGCACGGTCTGGACCTCCGACGACGCCGCCGGCCTGGACGTCGCCCGGCAGATCCGCACCGGCACGTTCGGGATCAACACGTACACGATGGACTTCGCCGCGCCGTTCGGCGGCTACAAGGCGTCGGGCGCCGGGCGGGAGTTCGGACCCGAGGGACTGGCCCAGTACACCGAGCTCAAGTCGATCTACCTCAGCTCACCCCCGATGTGATTTCACGCCCGCGTGACATGCCCACTGACAGACTGGAGGCATGACCACTGCGGGAGTGCTCAGCCCTGAGGCGCGTGACGCCGCACTGTCGACCATGGTCGGCATCGGCGGCGACGAGCTCGACGTCCTCGTCGTGGGCGGGGGAGTGGTCGGTGCAGGGGTCGCAATCGACGCCGTCACGCGCGGACTGTCGACCGGCCTGCTCGAGCAGCGCGACCTCGCCTCCGGCACCTCCTCGCGGTCCAGCAAGCTGGTGCACGGCGGCCTGCGCTACCTCGAGATGTTCGACTTCGGGCTGGTCAAGGAGGCGCTCGAGGAGCGCGGTCTCCTCCTCACCCGCCTCGCCCCGCACCTCGTCCGGCCGGTGCCGTTCCTCTACCCGCTCACGCACCGGGTCTGGGAGCGGCCCTACGTCGGCTCCGGCCTGATGATGTACGACGGCATGGCGATGGCCAGCGCCGCGGTCAGCGGCCACGGCTCGATGGGCCTGCCCCGCCATCGCCACCTGACCCGTAAGGGGGTCCAGCGGATCGCCCCCGACTTCCGGACCGACACGATCGCCGGCGCGATCCAGTACTACGACGCGCAGGTCGACGACGCCCGCCTGGTCATGACGCTCGCCCGCACGGCGTCACGACACGGCGCGCACATCGCCACACGGACACGCGTGGTCGGTTTCCTCCGCGAGGGTGACCGGGTCGTCGGCGTACGGGCGAAGGACCTCGAGCGCCCAGACGCACCCGAGTTCGAGATCCGCGCCCGCGTGGTCGTCAACGCTGCGGGAGTCTGGACCGACGAGATCCAGGAGATGGTCGGCGGTCGCGGTGCCCTCCATGTCCAGGCAAGCAAGGGCATCCACCTCGTCGTGCCGCGCGACCGGATCCGCTCCGACTCCGGTTTCATCGTGCGCACCGAGAAGTCCGTCCTCTTCGTCATCCCCTGGGGTCGTCACTGGATCATCGGCACGACCGACACGTCCTGGGCGCTCGACCTGGCCCATCCGGCCGCGACCAAGGCCGACATCGACTACGTCCTCGCGCACGTCAACGCGATCCTCAAGGAGCCGCTCGACCACGAGGACGTCGAGGGCGTGTACGCCGGCCTCCGACCCCTGCTGGTGGGGGAGAGCGACCAGACGGCGAAGCTCTCGCGTGAGCACACGGTGGTCACTCCCGTGCCGGGCCTCGTCATGATCGCGGGCGGCAAGCTGACGACGTACCGCCTGATGGCGAAGGACGCAGTCGACGCAGCCGCGCACACCCTGCGCACGCTCGGTCCGGAGCCGCGCGAGTCGATCACCGACAAGGTGCGCCTGCTCGGTGCCGACGGCTACGAGACGCGTGAGAACCAGCGCGTCCTGCTCGCACGCCGAAGCGGGCTGCACGTCGCCCGCATCGACCATCTGCTCGGCCGTTACGGCGGCATGGTCGACGAGATCCTCGACCTGATCTCGACCCGGCGCCAGCTCGCGCTGCCCCTCGAGGGCGCCGAGGACTACCTCGCCGCCGAGGTGGTCTACGCGGTCACGCACGAGGGCGCCCGCCACGTCGACGACGTCCTCACCCGACGTACCCGCATCTCGATCGAGACCTTCGACCGCGGCGTCTCCGCCGTGCCGGGTGTCGCTCGCCTGATGGGCGCCGAGCTCGGCTGGGACCAGGCCGAGATCGACAAGCAGGTCACGTGGTGGATGCGCCGCGTCGAGGCCGAGCGGCTCAGCCAGACGATGCTGACCGACGAGGACGCCGACCGCGCCCGGCTGATGGTCAACGACCTCGTCTGATTCGGTCTCGAATAACCGGGACTCGTGTCACGGTTTTCTCTGGCACGCGTGGCGGCGGTCACATACTCTGGGTATATGTCCGACCAGCATGCAACGACGCACCTGACCGACGGCCCGCGGGACCCTGAGCACGACCCGGCGGCGGTCCTCGCCCTCGAGCCCGAGTACGTCGAGCGGTTGACGTCGCGCATCCTCGCCACCTCCGGGGAGTCCAAGGAGGTGACGTCGCCGATCAGCGGCGCTCCACTGGCGCACATCCCGCAGTCCTCGGAGGCGGACGTCGTCGAGGCGTTCGCCCGTGCGCGCACGGCGCAGGAGCAGTGGGCGCGGACGCCGTTCGCGGTGCGGAAGGCGATGCTGCTCAAGCTCCACGACCTCGTCCTCGAGCGCCAGGCCGAGATCCTCGACCTGATCGTGCTCGAGTCCGGCAAGGCGCGGAAGCATGCCTTCGACGAGCCGGTCCACATCGCGCTCACCGCGCGCTACTACGGCCGCACCCTCGACAAGCACCTCGCCGCGGAGCGCAAGCCCGGCGTCTTCCCGCTCCTCACCCGGATCGACCTCAACCACCTCCCCAAGGGCGTCGTCGGCATCATCTCGCCGTGGAACTACCCGTTCACGATGGCGCTCTGCGACGGCCTCGCCGCGATCGCCGCCGGCAACGCGGTCGTGGCCAAGCCCGACGCCCAGACGATGCTGTCGGCGCTCCTCGGCGCCGAGCTGCTCGAGGAGGCCGGCCTGCCGCGTGACCTCTGGCAGGTCGTCGCCGGACCCGGCTCGGTCGTCGGCACGAGCATCATCGCGAAGGCCGACTACATCTGCTTCACGGGCTCGACCGCGACCGGCAAGCGCGTCGCCGCCGGCTGCGCCGAGCGACTGATCGGCTGTTCGCTCGAGCTCGGCGGGAAGAACCCCATGCTCGTCCTCGCCGACGCCGACATCGAGCGGGCCGCCGAGGGCGCCGTGCGCGCGGTCTACTCCAACACCGGCCAGCTCTGCGTCTCCATCGAGCGGATGTACGTCGCCGACGCGATCTATGACCGCTTCATGGAGCGCTTCACCGCCCGGGTCGAGGCCATGACGCTCGGTGCCGGTCTCGACTGGGAGATCGACATGGGCTCCCTGATAAGCCAGGACCAGCTCGACACCGCGGTGCGCCACGTCGAGGACGCGGTCGCCCACGGCGCACACGTCCGCACCGGCGGCAGGGCGCGGCCCGAGCTCGCGCCGTTCTACTTCGAGCCGACCATCCTCGAGGGCGTCACGCCTGCGGCCGAGTGCTTCGCGCACGAGACCTTCGGGCCGATCGTCAGCGTCTACCGCTTCACCGACGAGGCCGACGCCATCGCCCGCGCCAACGAGGGGGAGTACGGCCTCAACGCCAGCGTCTGGACCCGCGACAGCTCACGTGGTCGTCGCGTCGCCGCGCAGATCAAGGCCGGCACGGTCAACGTCAACGAGGGCTTCGCGGCCAGCTTCGGCAGCCTCGAGGCGCCCATGGGCGGCGTGCGCGAGTCCGGCATGGGCCGGCGCCAGGGCCGCGAGGGCATCCTCCGCTACACCGAGACCCAGACGGTCGCCACCGAGCGACTGATGAACATCACTCCGCAGTTCGGCATGAGCGACGAGACGTGGGCGAAGGTCCTCACCGTGAGCCTCAAGGCCCTCAAGAAGACGGGACGCGCCTAGTCATGACGACACCCGCGGCACAGCATTTCGACGTCCTCATCATCGGCTCCGGCTTCGGCGGCTCCGTGTCGGCACTCCGCCTGACGGAGAAGGGGTACAAGGTCGGCGTACTGGAGGCGGGGGCGCGGT of Nocardioides sp. Kera G14 contains these proteins:
- a CDS encoding aldehyde dehydrogenase, giving the protein MTLTTDDTRAGSLDRDALYIGGRWVKPATDEVLEVISPSTEQVVARVPEGTTADMDAAVAAARKAFDEGPWPRMAPAERIEIVQNLSGLYAARLGDMAELITTEIGSPISFSNLAQSPAPWMQIEAFLAIAREFPWESTRPGALGADVMVRHEPVGVVAAIPPWNVPQFTLISKVIPALLAGCTVVAKPAPESPLDAYLLAELLTEAGVPEGVVSIVAGGREVGEHLVTHPGIDKIAFTGSTAAGRRIASLAGERLKRVSLELGGKSAAIVLDDADLDATLEGLKFIGLMNSGQACVAQTRVLVSRERHDAFAQALADAVSGMKVGDPFDEATEIGPMVARRQQERVEGYIRIGQEEGATLLTGGTGMPSGVDAGWFIRPTVFANVDNRMRIAQEEIFGPVLSVIPYETVEDAVRLANDSDYGLAGTVWTSDDAAGLDVARQIRTGTFGINTYTMDFAAPFGGYKASGAGREFGPEGLAQYTELKSIYLSSPPM
- a CDS encoding glycerol-3-phosphate dehydrogenase/oxidase; its protein translation is MTTAGVLSPEARDAALSTMVGIGGDELDVLVVGGGVVGAGVAIDAVTRGLSTGLLEQRDLASGTSSRSSKLVHGGLRYLEMFDFGLVKEALEERGLLLTRLAPHLVRPVPFLYPLTHRVWERPYVGSGLMMYDGMAMASAAVSGHGSMGLPRHRHLTRKGVQRIAPDFRTDTIAGAIQYYDAQVDDARLVMTLARTASRHGAHIATRTRVVGFLREGDRVVGVRAKDLERPDAPEFEIRARVVVNAAGVWTDEIQEMVGGRGALHVQASKGIHLVVPRDRIRSDSGFIVRTEKSVLFVIPWGRHWIIGTTDTSWALDLAHPAATKADIDYVLAHVNAILKEPLDHEDVEGVYAGLRPLLVGESDQTAKLSREHTVVTPVPGLVMIAGGKLTTYRLMAKDAVDAAAHTLRTLGPEPRESITDKVRLLGADGYETRENQRVLLARRSGLHVARIDHLLGRYGGMVDEILDLISTRRQLALPLEGAEDYLAAEVVYAVTHEGARHVDDVLTRRTRISIETFDRGVSAVPGVARLMGAELGWDQAEIDKQVTWWMRRVEAERLSQTMLTDEDADRARLMVNDLV
- a CDS encoding succinic semialdehyde dehydrogenase, with protein sequence MSDQHATTHLTDGPRDPEHDPAAVLALEPEYVERLTSRILATSGESKEVTSPISGAPLAHIPQSSEADVVEAFARARTAQEQWARTPFAVRKAMLLKLHDLVLERQAEILDLIVLESGKARKHAFDEPVHIALTARYYGRTLDKHLAAERKPGVFPLLTRIDLNHLPKGVVGIISPWNYPFTMALCDGLAAIAAGNAVVAKPDAQTMLSALLGAELLEEAGLPRDLWQVVAGPGSVVGTSIIAKADYICFTGSTATGKRVAAGCAERLIGCSLELGGKNPMLVLADADIERAAEGAVRAVYSNTGQLCVSIERMYVADAIYDRFMERFTARVEAMTLGAGLDWEIDMGSLISQDQLDTAVRHVEDAVAHGAHVRTGGRARPELAPFYFEPTILEGVTPAAECFAHETFGPIVSVYRFTDEADAIARANEGEYGLNASVWTRDSSRGRRVAAQIKAGTVNVNEGFAASFGSLEAPMGGVRESGMGRRQGREGILRYTETQTVATERLMNITPQFGMSDETWAKVLTVSLKALKKTGRA